One Alosa alosa isolate M-15738 ecotype Scorff River chromosome 22, AALO_Geno_1.1, whole genome shotgun sequence DNA segment encodes these proteins:
- the noxo1b gene encoding NADPH oxidase organizer 1b translates to MDDQRFPANVRIIGVMHKDKVKMFMISVVWSDRNEVIIYRSFQEFKKLHKQLKKKHPSTTPLRKSDRILPRFRGVKKNFQKKGPSKSVHRVKALEKYCTELLQCDPSVTQSSEVTQFFRPKDHDLEPEFAKNSVIIVPSDDLGEGSANPQSKRLSMGNVTQPFMTQTYRTVAPYETKDTKNRPFKVDVEETLDVLIKDQKGWWLVENEAKCLAWFPAPFLEPCDEEDDEDYLDAASFEDTLYCAARNYISKKRDEVSVNIGSVVEVLRKSDDGWWLIRYNGRVGYVPSMYLQPYNNPYVGLQKKLHSSTFNLSQLSGSPRGQLAPTSHSRSMENLLEPSRVRAHSMPDGAASAPASADHQEPDSRKSSMSTASDDTDFSFSSSGSLSGTEAEEASGVSSGETSPSGSPSPSGSPTTAGVPPRVPPRPQTQEIFARCTTYTRKAAMASRARLFPQQHEIQAR, encoded by the exons ATGGATGATCAACGCTTTCCAGCTAATGTGCGCATTATTGGAGTGATGCACAAAGATAAAGTTAAG ATGTTCATGATCTCTGTGGTCTGGTCTGATAGGAATGAGGTGATCATCTACAGATCATTCCAAGAGTTCAAAAAACTCCAT AAACAGCTGAAAAAGAAACATCCATCGACAACTCCATTACGCAAATCTGACAGAATTCTCCCCAGATTCAGAG GCGTGAAGAAGAACTTCCAGAAGAAGGGACCGAGTAAGAGTGTCCACCGGGTCAAAGCTCTGGAGAAATACTGTACAGAGCTGCTCCAGTGTGACCCCAGCgtcacacagagttcagaggtCACCCAGTTCTTTCGGCCAAAAGATCATGACCTAGAGCCAGAATTTGCcaaaaacag CGTCATTATAGTTCCATCAGATGACCTAGGAGAAGGGTCAGCAAATCCACAAAGCAAGCGCCTCAGTATGGGCAACGTCACCCAACCTTTCATGACTCAGACCTACCGCACTGTTGCCCCCTACGAGACCAAGGACACCAAGAATAGACCCTTCAAAGTGGATGTAGAGGAAACCCTGGATGTCCTCATCAAAGACCAAAaag GCTGGTGGCTTGTGGAGAATGAGGCGAAATGTCTTGCATGGTTTCCTGCCCCATTCTTGGAGCCGTGTGATGAGGAAGATGACGAGGATTATTTGGATGCTGCTTCCTTTGAAG ATACATTGTACTGTGCAGCAAGAAACTATATCTCTAAAAAAAGAGATGAAGTATCAGTAAACATTGGCTCTGTGGTGGAAGTGTTGCGCAAGTCTGATGATGGCTGGTGGCTTATCAG ATACAATGGCAGGGTTGGTTATGTGCCTTCCATGTATCTCCAACCTTACAACAACCCGTACGTTGGCCTCCAGAAGAAACTCCACAGCTCTACCTTCAACCTGTCCCAGCTGTCGGGCAGCCCGCGTGGACAGCTGGCCCCGACTAGTCACTCCCGCTCCATGGAGAACCTTCTAGAACCAAGCCGAGTGCGTGCCCACAGCATGCCCGATGGTGCGGCATCCGCCCCTGCCTCCGCAGACCACCAGGAGCCGGACAGCCGCAAGAGCAGCATGAGCACAGCCAGCGACGACACCGACTTCAGCTTCAGCTCCTCAGGGAGCCTGTCGGGGACGGAGGCGGAGGAGGCATCCGGGGTGTCCAGCGGTGAGACGAGCCCCAGCGGAAGTCCCAGCCCCAGCGGCAGCCCCACCACCGCCGGTGTCCCGCCCAGAGTGCCCCCCCGGCCCCAGACCCAGGAGATCTTCGCCCGCTGCACCACCTACACCCGCAAGGCAGCCATGGCCTCCAGGGCCCGGCTCTTCCCACAGCAGCACGAGATCCAGGCGCGCTAG
- the gid4 gene encoding glucose-induced degradation protein 4 homolog yields the protein MAFMSSASLIPPPPINTQQPGVITSLLYSGSKFRGYQKSKGNSYDVEVVLQHVTIEDSYLCGYLKIKGLTEEYPMLTTFFAGEIISMKRPFLTRKWDADEDVDRKHWGKFQAFYQYAKTFNSDDFDYEELKNSDYIFMRWKEQFLVPDHTIKDISGASFAGFYYICFQKSTATIEGYYYHRSSEWYQSLNLTHVPEHSAAIYEFR from the exons ATGGCCTTCATGTCCTCGGCCTCGCTTATCCCTCCTCCCCCTATCAACACTCAGCAGCCCGGTGTAATTACATCGCTACTGTACAGCGGTTCCAAATTCCGTGGATATCAGAAGAGCAAAGGGAATTCCTATGACGTTGAGGTTGTTTTGCAG CATGTCACCATAGAAGATTCTTATTTATGTGGGTACCTGAAGATTAAAGGACTAACAGAG GAGTACCCAATGCTGACGACATTCTTTGCTGGGGAGATCATCAGTATGAAGCGTCCGTTCTTGACGCGGAAGTGGGATGCCGATGAAGATGTAGATCGGAAACACTGG GGTAAGTTCCAGGCATTTTACCAGTACGCAAAAACCTTCAACTCGGACGACTTTGACTATGAGGAGCTTAAGAACAGTGACTACATCTTCATGAGATGGAAG GAGCAATTCCTGGTTCCAGATCACACAATCAAAGACATCAGTGGTGCATCATTTGCTGGCTTCTACTACATCTGTTTCCAGAAATCCACCGCCACCATAGAGGGTTACTACTACCACAGAAGTTCAGAATG GTATCAGTCACTGAACCTCACCCATGTCCCCGAACACAGCGCGGCCATCTACGAATTCCGGTGA